The Nitrogeniibacter aestuarii genome has a window encoding:
- a CDS encoding nucleoside recognition domain-containing protein has product MLESSRHRLRWLREFFREFLAISRSLLAIIVPVLLLLRVLEALGAVRHIGDALEPAMRLVGLPAETGFALASTMVTNIYGGLIVLASLPDLTLTHAQASTLGGMMLLCHGLILEGAIAKRIGLSFSLHLALRCGCAMVFGLICHGLFTAFDIGTDPSSLQLPQAPDDIASVDAWLYFQARNLLLIEAVIFVLLLLKRALEASGLDRALTWALKPLLGLFGVSQRLSSVFAVGITMGLAYGGGMLLQETRREGLHPRDVKVSLCFVALFHGVIEDTLAVMLIGGDLLAFVLLRLVIAVAATFILARVWRVPVCAPPRPG; this is encoded by the coding sequence ATGCTTGAGTCGAGCCGGCATCGCCTCAGATGGCTCAGGGAATTCTTTCGGGAGTTTCTCGCGATCTCCAGGAGCCTGCTGGCAATCATCGTTCCGGTGCTGTTGCTGCTGAGGGTGCTGGAGGCGCTCGGCGCCGTCCGGCACATCGGGGATGCACTCGAACCGGCCATGCGCCTGGTCGGACTCCCGGCAGAGACCGGGTTCGCGCTGGCCTCCACCATGGTGACGAACATTTACGGCGGGCTCATCGTTCTTGCCAGCCTGCCGGACCTGACCCTCACTCACGCACAGGCGAGCACGCTTGGCGGCATGATGTTGCTGTGTCACGGGCTGATCCTCGAAGGTGCCATCGCGAAACGCATTGGCCTCTCGTTTTCCTTGCATCTGGCGCTGCGATGCGGCTGCGCGATGGTCTTCGGCCTCATCTGCCATGGGCTGTTCACCGCCTTCGACATCGGCACCGACCCATCAAGCCTCCAACTGCCGCAGGCGCCGGACGACATCGCCAGCGTCGATGCCTGGCTCTACTTTCAAGCCAGGAACCTTCTGCTCATCGAAGCCGTGATCTTCGTTCTGCTACTGCTCAAGCGCGCCCTGGAGGCCAGCGGACTTGACCGCGCACTGACCTGGGCGCTCAAGCCATTGCTCGGCCTTTTCGGCGTCAGCCAGCGCCTGAGCAGCGTCTTTGCCGTCGGCATCACCATGGGTCTTGCCTACGGCGGCGGCATGCTCCTTCAGGAGACCCGGCGAGAAGGACTGCACCCGCGAGATGTCAAAGTCTCGCTGTGCTTCGTCGCGCTCTTCCATGGCGTCATTGAGGACACGCTTGCCGTCATGCTGATCGGCGGAGATCTGTTGGCGTTCGTATTACTGAGGCTCGTCATCGCTGTCGCGGCGACGTTTATCCTGGCGCGTGTCTGGCGCGTCCCGGTCTGCGCGCCACCGCGCCCAGGGTGA
- a CDS encoding YciI family protein has product MFIVILRFGDHKQDAPKYMNDHNQWISDGFESGALQLVGSIVPAAGGVLLVRGTREEVEARVAQDPFVAHGVVTAEVIEVNVGRHTPGLECLL; this is encoded by the coding sequence ATGTTCATCGTCATCCTGCGATTCGGCGACCACAAACAGGACGCCCCGAAGTACATGAACGATCACAATCAGTGGATCAGCGACGGCTTCGAGTCCGGCGCGCTCCAGCTGGTGGGCAGCATCGTGCCAGCGGCCGGCGGCGTGCTGCTCGTGCGCGGCACCCGCGAGGAGGTCGAGGCCCGCGTGGCGCAAGACCCGTTCGTTGCGCATGGCGTGGTCACGGCCGAAGTCATCGAAGTGAACGTTGGCCGGCACACGCCCGGGCTTGAATGTCTGCTGTGA
- a CDS encoding PliI family lysozyme inhibitor of I-type lysozyme yields the protein MFKVLVTTSCAVLLCAQTALADEAERFVGQVALPNGQTVVVAEGDLEARARGSYSVRLYEAAKASDTGALFVSGIVMPRMGTVERVMVSDPDSDGEPEVVVMTRSVGTGGKRSARVFDVLDGRIDPLITVDDLPADADVLDALKARATVRDEVKKRQADRLKK from the coding sequence ATGTTCAAAGTCCTCGTCACCACTTCATGCGCGGTGCTCTTGTGCGCCCAGACGGCCCTGGCGGATGAGGCCGAGCGCTTCGTCGGGCAGGTCGCCCTGCCCAATGGCCAGACGGTGGTGGTTGCCGAGGGCGATCTCGAAGCGCGGGCCCGGGGCAGCTACAGCGTGCGTTTGTACGAGGCGGCGAAGGCGTCCGATACAGGCGCGTTGTTCGTGTCGGGCATCGTCATGCCCCGCATGGGCACCGTGGAGCGCGTGATGGTCTCCGATCCGGATTCCGATGGCGAGCCCGAGGTGGTGGTCATGACGCGTTCTGTGGGCACCGGGGGCAAGCGCTCGGCGCGGGTGTTCGATGTGCTCGATGGCAGGATCGATCCCTTGATCACGGTGGACGATCTGCCCGCCGATGCCGATGTGCTCGACGCGCTCAAGGCGCGGGCGACGGTACGTGATGAAGTCAAGAAGCGGCAGGCCGACCGGTTGAAGAAGTAG